The DNA region GTTGGTAATCCCAATACAGGTAAATCTACCCTTTTTAATCGCCTGACAGGATTGAATCAAAAAGTAGGAAATTTTCCCGGAGTTACAGTTGATAAAAAGACCGGCTATACCCGATTGGCCGATGGCAGGCAGGTACAGATTACCGATTTGCCCGGTACCTATAGTTTGTACCCTAAAAGTGCCGATGAGCGCATCGTATTCCAGGTACTTGCCGATGCAAAAGGAAAGAGTTACCCGGATGTGATTGTGCTTATTGTGGATGCTTCTAACCTGAAACGCAATATGCTGTTATATTCACAGGTTGCCGACTTGGGAATACCAGTAGTGCTTGCCCTGAATATGATCGACCTGACGGAGAAGCAGGGCATAAAGATCAACATAGATAAATTGGCAGTAAAACTCGGCGTTCAGGTTGTCCCGATTTCTGCCCGGAACAATATCGGCATCGATGCTTTAAAAAAAGCTATAGAACATACGAATATTGCTACACAGGTAAGTGATTTTGATGTTAATTTTCTGGCACCAGAGGCCATAAACGCCATTAAGCATACACTCAGTTCCAGCAACAATTATTTCGCATTACAGGTATTGCACCAGCATGAGCATTTGAGTTTTTTTAATGATGCTGAGCAAGAGGAAATTGAGCACATAGAACAGTCGAACGGTTTCCAGTCCTCGAAAGTTCAGGCTGAAGAAACCATTGCACGTTATAAACATCTGAGCGATATTTTAACAGATGTGGTTATAGAGATACCGGACAATAAACCAAAAAACTCTTTCAGTGACCGGCTGGATGCCGTACTCACACATAAAGTATGGGGTTTTGCTACATTCATGCTGATTCTTTTTGTGATTTTCAATGCCATATTTGCCTGGGCAACCTATCCAATGGAATGGATTGAAAACGGATTTGGGTGGGTAACCGGATTTGGACATGAGCATTTGCCACCCGGAATGCTAACTGATCTGCTTTTGGATGGAGTGGTGGCGGGCCTGGGCGGTATCTTTGTATTCATTCCTCAAATTGCGATACTGTTTGCTTTTATTTCTATTTTAGAAGATACGGGCTATATGGCGCGGGTAACTTTTATGATGGATAAGATCATGAGTAAGGTAGGGCTGAATGGTAAATCAGTAGTTCCTATGATTGGTGGACTGGCTTGTGCCGTTCCTTCAATTATGGCTGCAAGAAATATAGAAAATTGGAAAGACCGGATGATCACCATTATGGTTACACCGCTGATCAGTTGTTCTGCCAGACTTCCGGTATATATTTTACTCATTTCGCTGATCATCCCTGCGGATACAGTTTTTGGGATCATTAATTTACAGGGACTGGCTCTGATGGTGATGTACCTGATCAGTTTTTTAGCTGCCATTTTGGTGGCATGGGTAATGAAGCTCATCATCAAAACAAAAGAAAGGTCGTATTTCATTATGGAACTGCCGATATACCGCGCGCCGAGATGGAAGAATGTAATCTACACCATGTATGAAAAGTCGAAGACTTTTGTGATTGAAGCTGGTAAGGTTATCATTGCAATTTCTATTATACTCTGGGTAATGGCTGCTTTTGGACCGGGAAACCGCTTTGAAGAAATTGATCAGAAGTATGCTGCCGCCTTGGCAGATCCAAAGACCAATACCAAACATGTGGAGACGCTGATCGCAACGGAAAAGCTGGAAAACTCTTATGTCGGATTGCTCGGACATGCTGTAGAGCCAATTATACGCCCCTTAGGTTATGATTGGAAGATAGGTATAGCTTTGATTACTTCTTTTGCTGCCCGTGAGGCCTTTGTTGGTACTATGGCCACCATTTATAGTGTTGATGGGGGAGATGAAGATAGTGAAACCATACGTGAAAGAATGGCCGCTTCTGTGAACAGTAAAACGGGACTACCTGTTTATACCTTTGCTACCGGTATTTCCCTGATGTTGTTTTACGCTTTCGCCATGCAATGTATGAGTACCATCGCCATTGTTTACCGTGAAACAAAGGGATGGAAATGGCCAATGATACAATTGGGGTATATGACGGCTATGGCCTATGTAGCGGCCCTTATTGCCTATCAACTTTTGAAGTAATTTAGTTATATTGGTCTTTGTGGAAAAGGAAAGCATTTTATCACAATATATGCCTCCCGGAGCGGCCCCGGTTATCGCAAAATGGATAGATTATTTTCAATGTGAATTTAAAATATCCAAAGGTAGGGCTACAAAGTTGGGCGATTACCGGCACCCTTTCCGGGATACCGGGCATAGGATCTCTGTAAATAATAACCTGAATGCTTATGCCTTCCTTGTCACTACAGTACATGAGTTTGCCCATTTATTAACCTGGAATGATCATCGCAACAAAGTTAAACCCCATGGCAACGAGTGGAAGCATAACTTTAAAAGGATGATGATCCCTTTTTTAGAAAATGATGTTTTTCCCGAAGATTTAAGGAAAGCAATTATTGGCTATCTGAACAATCCTTCTGCAGCCAGCTGCACCGATCTGAAACTTTCACGTGCCTTAAAGAAGTATGACAGACATATGGACGTTTCCCGGTTGGAAGAATTGCCCTTGAATGCGGTATTCAGCATTAAGGATGGCCGCAAGTTTAAAAAGGGGGAGAAATTGAGGAAGCGCTATCGTTGTGTATGCCTGGATAATGGCAATATTTATCTCTTTAATCCGCTTGCAGAAGTAACCCTGGCTGCGACGGGAACCTAAAACTAGTAGGCCAATAGCTGATTGAGGCTCTGTTTTAAGCGGCTTTTTGCCAGGAAACCCTCTTCAAGTGTCTTATTCATTGGTATTGCGGTATCAATGCTTGCACATCGCATAACTGGTGCATCCAGATATTTAAAGCAGTGCTCAGAGATCCAGGCGGCCAGTTCAGCGCCAAAGCCACAGCTTAGGGTGTCTTCATGTAAAATAAGGGCTCTGCCCGTGTTTTGAACGGCTACACTTACTGTTTCTTTATCCCAGGGTTGCAGGCTCCTCAAATCTATCAAAGTGGCTGAAATGTCAGGGTTTTCGTCCAGGTAATCCAAGGCCCAGTGGACACCCAGTCCGTAAGTAATTATGCACAACTGCTCGCCTTGCCTTAAAACATTTGCTTTTCCGATTTCCATCGTATAGAAGCCTTCCGGAACAGGACCGGTTAAGCTTCGGTATAAATATTTATGCTCAAAATACATCACCGGGTTAGGGTCTTCAATTGCTGCAAGCAATAGCCCTTTGGCGTCAGCCGGAAAGGCGGGATATATTACTTTTAGTCCCGGAGTTTTTGTAAACCATGCCTCATTGCTTTGAGAGTGAAAAGGACCGGCTCCGGTACCCGCACCTGTAGGCATACGTACCACGACATCGGCTTTTTCTCCCCAACGGTAATGTGTTTTGGCCAGGTTATTTACAATTTGATTAAATCCGCAGGAAACAAAATCTGCAAACTGCATTTCTACTACAGCCTTGAAGCCATTAATTGAAAGTCCCAGGCCTGCACCTATAATAGCAGATTCGCAGATGGGAGTATTGCGTACTCTGGCTTTGCCAAACTCCTGAACAAAACCCTCGGTAATCTTAAATGCCCCGCCATATTCAGCAATGTCCTGGCCCATCAACACCAGGTTGGCATGTTTATGCATTGCAATTCGGAGCCCGTCTGAAATGGCATCGAGGTAACGCAATTCCTGTACTGGTCCTTCCGGACTTACAGAATAGCTGGCGTAAGGGAAATACATGTCCTTCAACTCCTCCTCATCATTGGCCTGAGGTTCCGGCTCATTGAAGGCTGCTTCAATTTCCTGTTCGATCTCCATTTTTAGATTTGCCCTGATTTCAGCAATTGCATCAGGAATAAGGATATCCTGTTCCAACAAGTATTGCTCAAAATTCCGGATGGGGTCTTTTTTTGCCCATTCTTCAAGCAGTTCCTGAGGAACATACTTTGTCCCAGAGGCCTCCTCATGACCACGCATCCGGAAGGTCAGGCATTCGATAAGCACTGGTCTCGGGTTTTCCCGCATTCTTGTAGCCACTGAATCAATCAGGTCATATACCGCAAGGATATTGTTACCATCCACCTGTAAGCCCTCTATCCCATAGCCGACAGCCCTGTCTACCAGGTTTTTGCATTTGTATTGTTCGTTAGCCGGTGTGGAAAGTCCGTAACCGTTGTTTTCTATAAGGAAGATGACGGGAAGGTTCCATACAGCGGCTACATTTATGGCTTCATGGAAATCACCCTCACTGGTTGCACCTTCACCGGTAAATACCAATGTTGCTTTTTCCTTATTGGCAATCAGATCTGCCAGTGCAATGCCATCAGCGAGTGCCATTTGAGGCCCTAGGTGAGAAATCATCCCAATGATCTTATGCTCCTGAGTACCAAAGTGAAAGGAGCGGTCGCGCCCTTTAGTAAAACCACTTAACTTACCTTGCCATTGGGCCATGAGCCGGGTAAGGGGAACATTCCGGGAGGTAAAAACACCAAGGTTTCTATGCATGGGCAGGATATACTCATTGTTTTTCATGGCCATAGTACTGCCAACGGCAATAGCTTCCTGACCTATGCCCGAAAACCATTTTCCTATACGGCCCTGACGAAGGAGGATCAGCATTTTTTCTTCGACCAAACGTGGATAAAGCAACTGTAAATAGAAATTCAGCAAAGTAACGTTATCCTTGTCTTTTCGGTCGAAAGTCATGTTTACAAGTTTTTGGTGTCTTTATTTCTTTCTTCCCACAACTTAGCAAAGGATTTGGGGGCCACTTCAGGCATATTGCGGTATTTACCCCAGATTTTTTTAAACATGAACTTTAGAAAAAAGTTCTTTATCTTTCCGCTAAAGCCATCCATTCTTTTTCTTTTCAGCATGCCAATCTTCCAGATCTTCCAGCCGATTTCCTCTGTTTTTGTATTTTCGTGCTGCCTGGCTGCATCCCTTCGGTTAAGTAGCAGCATTTTGTGTATGTCTATCTTAACAGGGCAGACTTCCGAGCATTTGCCACACAAGCTCGAAGCATAACTCAGGTGCTTAAACTCTTTCATTCCCTTTAAATGCGGGGTAATGATAGAACCGATGGGTCCACTATAAGTTGTATTGTAGGTATGACCGCCAATATTTTTATAAACCGGACAAGCATTAAGACAGGCACCGCAACGGATACAATACAGTCCCTGGCGCTGC from Pedobacter africanus includes:
- the feoB gene encoding ferrous iron transport protein B; amino-acid sequence: MDIKVALVGNPNTGKSTLFNRLTGLNQKVGNFPGVTVDKKTGYTRLADGRQVQITDLPGTYSLYPKSADERIVFQVLADAKGKSYPDVIVLIVDASNLKRNMLLYSQVADLGIPVVLALNMIDLTEKQGIKINIDKLAVKLGVQVVPISARNNIGIDALKKAIEHTNIATQVSDFDVNFLAPEAINAIKHTLSSSNNYFALQVLHQHEHLSFFNDAEQEEIEHIEQSNGFQSSKVQAEETIARYKHLSDILTDVVIEIPDNKPKNSFSDRLDAVLTHKVWGFATFMLILFVIFNAIFAWATYPMEWIENGFGWVTGFGHEHLPPGMLTDLLLDGVVAGLGGIFVFIPQIAILFAFISILEDTGYMARVTFMMDKIMSKVGLNGKSVVPMIGGLACAVPSIMAARNIENWKDRMITIMVTPLISCSARLPVYILLISLIIPADTVFGIINLQGLALMVMYLISFLAAILVAWVMKLIIKTKERSYFIMELPIYRAPRWKNVIYTMYEKSKTFVIEAGKVIIAISIILWVMAAFGPGNRFEEIDQKYAAALADPKTNTKHVETLIATEKLENSYVGLLGHAVEPIIRPLGYDWKIGIALITSFAAREAFVGTMATIYSVDGGDEDSETIRERMAASVNSKTGLPVYTFATGISLMLFYAFAMQCMSTIAIVYRETKGWKWPMIQLGYMTAMAYVAALIAYQLLK
- a CDS encoding SprT-like domain-containing protein, whose product is MEKESILSQYMPPGAAPVIAKWIDYFQCEFKISKGRATKLGDYRHPFRDTGHRISVNNNLNAYAFLVTTVHEFAHLLTWNDHRNKVKPHGNEWKHNFKRMMIPFLENDVFPEDLRKAIIGYLNNPSAASCTDLKLSRALKKYDRHMDVSRLEELPLNAVFSIKDGRKFKKGEKLRKRYRCVCLDNGNIYLFNPLAEVTLAATGT
- a CDS encoding alpha-ketoacid dehydrogenase subunit alpha/beta yields the protein MTFDRKDKDNVTLLNFYLQLLYPRLVEEKMLILLRQGRIGKWFSGIGQEAIAVGSTMAMKNNEYILPMHRNLGVFTSRNVPLTRLMAQWQGKLSGFTKGRDRSFHFGTQEHKIIGMISHLGPQMALADGIALADLIANKEKATLVFTGEGATSEGDFHEAINVAAVWNLPVIFLIENNGYGLSTPANEQYKCKNLVDRAVGYGIEGLQVDGNNILAVYDLIDSVATRMRENPRPVLIECLTFRMRGHEEASGTKYVPQELLEEWAKKDPIRNFEQYLLEQDILIPDAIAEIRANLKMEIEQEIEAAFNEPEPQANDEEELKDMYFPYASYSVSPEGPVQELRYLDAISDGLRIAMHKHANLVLMGQDIAEYGGAFKITEGFVQEFGKARVRNTPICESAIIGAGLGLSINGFKAVVEMQFADFVSCGFNQIVNNLAKTHYRWGEKADVVVRMPTGAGTGAGPFHSQSNEAWFTKTPGLKVIYPAFPADAKGLLLAAIEDPNPVMYFEHKYLYRSLTGPVPEGFYTMEIGKANVLRQGEQLCIITYGLGVHWALDYLDENPDISATLIDLRSLQPWDKETVSVAVQNTGRALILHEDTLSCGFGAELAAWISEHCFKYLDAPVMRCASIDTAIPMNKTLEEGFLAKSRLKQSLNQLLAY